TGGCATAGATCATGTGGGCGTGATCTTTGAAGAGCAGCGGGCCGGGGATCAATCCCTGGATCATAAAGGCCCCCATGATGACTGCAGTAATGATGTCTCCGGGGATTCCCATGGTCAGGAGAGGGATGAAGGTAGCTCCAACCACTGCACTGTTCCCCGATTCAGAGGCCGCGATACCTTCAAGGGATCCATTGCCGAATTTCTCGGGATTTTTTGACGCGCGTCTGGCCTGCCCATAACTGATGAAAGAGGCGATGCCCGTTCCGATCCCAGGTATAATTCCGATAACCGTGCCTATAAAAGTTCCACGAAGTATAGTTCGCACACATCCCCTGAATTCGGCCCAGGAGACACGGTTGTCCGAGGGGTTGCTTGAGTGCCTGATCACGAACCGATCCGCCCGAGTCCTGGACTTCTTGCCCAATTGAAGGAATACCTCTGACAGAGCAAAGAGACCTATAAGCAAGGGAATCAGGGATATCCCGCTGTCCAGATCCACCACGTTGAAGGTCAGCCGGCGGGTGGTCATGACCGGATCAAGTCCTACCGTGGCGAGGAGCAATCCAAAGGCCCCTGAAATCAAGCCCTTAATGATTGATTTGCCAGCAACGCCGGCCACAACGGTAAGGGAGAAGATGATCAGCATGGAGATTTCAGGCGGTCCGAAGCGAAGCGCCACCGCTGCCAGCGGTGCGGCCACAGCGATAAGGATGATGTCCGAGCCTAAATCTGCAAGGGTGGAGGCGTATTTGGCCATTTTCAACGCTTTTACGCCCTTGCCCTGCTGCGTCATGGTATACCCGTCCAGCACAGTACAGGCAGAAGCGGGTGTTCCGGGCGTGTTCAGTAGAATGGCTGTAATGGAACCCCCGAAGATGCCCCCCTTGTATGCTCCTACCATGAGCATGATGGAGGTCACAAAATCCATATCAAAGGTTATGGGCAGGATCAGGGCGACAGCCATTGTCGCGGTAAGCCCGGGCACCGAACCCACCACCAATCCCAGGAATGAGCCCACAACTATGGCCAGAATGTGCTGCCAGGTGAGGATGATATGAAGTCCGGTGGCGAAGTTCTCCAACATGGTCAAAT
This region of Deltaproteobacteria bacterium genomic DNA includes:
- a CDS encoding tripartite tricarboxylate transporter permease translates to MLENFATGLHIILTWQHILAIVVGSFLGLVVGSVPGLTATMAVALILPITFDMDFVTSIMLMVGAYKGGIFGGSITAILLNTPGTPASACTVLDGYTMTQQGKGVKALKMAKYASTLADLGSDIILIAVAAPLAAVALRFGPPEISMLIIFSLTVVAGVAGKSIIKGLISGAFGLLLATVGLDPVMTTRRLTFNVVDLDSGISLIPLLIGLFALSEVFLQLGKKSRTRADRFVIRHSSNPSDNRVSWAEFRGCVRTILRGTFIGTVIGIIPGIGTGIASFISYGQARRASKNPEKFGNGSLEGIAASESGNSAVVGATFIPLLTMGIPGDIITAVIMGAFMIQGLIPGPLLFKDHAHMIYAIFLGFIICDIVYFIIGSLFMKYAAYLSKVPRGYLFPVVLIFCVVGAYAINHSMFDVGTMVFFGILGFFMLKFGFATAPLLIAFILSPIGETAVRQSLLLSGGSLSIFVTRPIALVFLIMTVLSIIGIIRSQLKGRAASKFIKQEDAKCA